The Pyricularia oryzae 70-15 chromosome 5, whole genome shotgun sequence genome includes a region encoding these proteins:
- a CDS encoding amino-acid permease inda1: MDKTELGAAGVHPVTSNAAGSQEKVTIQEDNKRGEDWYTRNGLNLRSFQRRDEDSGTGTAELDRTMKGRHLHMIAIGGSIGAGFFVGSGGALGSGGPGSLLINFLIIGVMMFNVVYALGELSIMYPVSGGFYTYSARFIDPSWGFAMGWNYVFQWAIVLPLELTVCGITISYWNDSISVGVWITVFWLAILIINIFGTLGYAEEEFASSAFKLLATCIFLVIAFVLVLGGGPKDGRYNEYWGARLWVDPGPFQNGFRGFCSVFVTAAFAFSGTELVGLAAAEARNPVKEMPGAIKQVFWRITLFYILGLFFVGLLIDARDPNLLGSSSHDVHASPFVLVGKYAGLKGFDHFMNITILVSVLSIGVSAVYGGSRTLTALSQQGYAPKIFSYIDRSGRPLYSVGIILVFGLLAYVNLNAQGEVVFNWLLSLSSLAALFTWGSICLAHIRFRKAWAHNGHTTDEIPFKAIGGVWGSYLGLTLNILVLAAQIFAAIAPPPKAGEEPTFSDAEGFFSAMLALPIVILFWIIGYLWKREGWLKTEQIDVDSGRRELPWDEINAYRAELAAMPAWKRIVHTVFV, translated from the exons ATGGACAAAACGGAACTgggcgccgccggcgtccACCCGGTCACTTCCAATGCGGCCGGCAGCCAGGAAAAGGTGACGATCCAAGAGGACAACAAGCGCGGCGAGGACTGGTACACCCGAAATGGCCTCAACCTCAGGTCCTTCCAGCGGCGCGATGAGGATAGCGGCACTGGCACCGCCGAATTGGACCGTACCATGAAGGGTCGCCACCTGCACATGATTGCCATAG GTGGTTCTATCGGTGCGGGTTTCTTTGTCGGTTCCGGAGGCGCCCTCGGCAGTGGT GGCCCTGGATCTCTCCTCATCAACTTCCTCATCATCGGTGTCATGATGTTCAACGTCGTCTACGCCCTTGGTGAACTCTCCATCATGTACCCTGTCTCCGGTGGCTTCTACACTTACTCTGCTCGCTTCATCGACCCGTCGTGGGGTTTTGCCATGGGTTGGAACTACGTTTTCCAGTGGGCAATCGTCCTGCCCCTGGAACTGACGGTCTGCGGTATCACCATATCCTACTGGAACGATAGTATCAGCGTCGGCGTGTGGATCACGGTGTTCTGGCTTgccatcctcatcatcaaCATCTTTGGAACGCTTGGTTACGCAGAGGAGGAGTTCGCATCGTCGGCATTCAAGCTGCTCGCCACCTGCATCTTCCTCGTCATCGccttcgtcctcgtcctcggcggTGGTCCCAAGGATGGTCGCTACAACGAATACTGGGGTGCCCGCCTGTGGGTGGACCCTGGCCCATTCCAGAACGGCTTCCGCGGTTTCTGCAGCGTGTTTGTCACGGCGGCTTTTGCTTTCAGCGGAACCGAGCTGGTTGGTTTGGCCGCTGCTGAGGCGCGCAACCCCGTCAAGGAGATGCCTGGTGCTATCAAGCAGGTCTTCTGGCGTATCACACT CTTTTACATCCTCGGTCTCTTCTTCGTCGGTCTCCTCATCGACGCTCGTGACCCCAACCTTCTCGGATCCTCGTCCCACGATGTGCACGCCTCGCCCTTTGTCCTCGTCGGCAAGTACGCCGGCCTCAAGGGATTCGATCACTTCATGAACATTACCATTCTCGTGTCGGTTCTTTCCATCGGAGTGTCGGCTGTCTACGGTGGCTCCCGTACCCTCACTGCCCTTTCTCAACAGGGCTACGCCCCCAAGATCTTCTCCTACATCGACCGCTCCGGCCGTCCCCTCTACTCGGTGGGCATCATTCTCGTCTTTGGTCTGCTGGCCTACGTCAACCTTAACGCGCAAGGCGAGGTTGTGTTCAACTGGCTCCTCTCGCTGTCTTCGCTGGCCGCTCTGTTCACCTGGGGCTCCATCTGCCTCGCCCACATCCGCTTCCGCAAGGCCTGGGCCCACAACGGCCACACCACCGACGAGATCCCCTTCAAGGCCATCGGCGGCGTCTGGGGCTCGTACCTTGGACTGACGCTTAACATTCTCGTCCTTGCAGCTCAG ATCTTTGCCGCCATCGCCCCTCCCCCCAAGGCCGGCGAGGAGCCCACCTTCAGCGACGCCGAGGGCTTCTTCAGCGCCATGCTTGCCCTCCCCATCGTCATCCTGTTCTGGATCATCGGCTACTTGTGGAAGCGCGAGGGTTGGCTCAAGACGGAGCAGATCGACGTCGACTCGGGACGCCGTGAGCTGCCGTGGGATGAGATCAATGCTTACCGTGCCGAGCTCGCGGCCATGCCGGCGTGGAAGCGCATTGTGCACACCGTTTTCGTCTAA